The following proteins are co-located in the Ailuropoda melanoleuca isolate Jingjing chromosome 13, ASM200744v2, whole genome shotgun sequence genome:
- the FBF1 gene encoding fas-binding factor 1 isoform X4: MAPKTKKGLKGSIDDVLGDLLGDDMTLPEEPVKLASCAGDATAVAQALPSSRARTKSLLEDRAFNTTAGLRGPDAEVSDVSDADPQTLLQAMKDLDDMDADLFGLKRSNLASGKRAARGPGKEELPRRPKPAGTPTAREKGDAIPAKKPPPSPSSFGHQYRKFSFEDLEDPLAGLLSDDEEGITKKPPGTESKMASEKSAAPVRDQGPSIPLTPGDTPVRKKEEVLFDEEDDIVATLGFADSPTAERRQTGDQEGHRPARSRLDELLGRGTATKLLARPGTGEHREFKLDKKYQRPQDKEDPWGDEDFTFGAYQPTVGSCEGRQSRRQSVSRFLAEDGADTKGEPGSKQSTPATSSPTHPRKGGADWLGLKDDDLLPPSPTREAQRGGSALSTPSVLPPRSQPSAPGWHSAPGGLPSSSLGPKPPAEGAGFPARASQASQLGASEEKEEEDWLSQALSRKKSQGLAREEHTEACKGQNLVGAVGSAPSSSQPVPSTQGFEQAAAGGPSGTAAKKPPIRPATSGSPVTWNQAALTLPGGDSKRGTALGDLSSIEPAACFPSSQEPSGPSVPVQSLLPESLARSLSPGPEYRRQLVAAQVQLQSGPAELQADLLQSQARLAELEAQVRKLELERAQHQLLLESLQQRHQADLELIESAHRSRVKVLETSYQQREERLRREHEELSGRYLSHCQEAEQARAELAAQYQRRLAAAMQEKDQEMERLRELQRASILEMRQDHEEQLQRLKVLKDREIDAVTSATSHTRSLNGIIEQMEKFSSSLHELSSRVEASHLTTAQERELGLRQRDQQLQALQERLGQQRRDMEEERSHLQEVIGKMEARLNEQSRLLEQERWRVTAEQSKAESMQRALEEQRKIMVQQISMEREELEKAKSALLEEQKSVMHKCGEERRRLAAEWAEFYAQQKLSKERAEREAERALQMDSQREGTLVSLAKEQAELKIRASELRAKEEQLAAEREALERERQELRLEKERVSAAALRTRLRAQEVESMSQVASEKFEEGQRALREARRVQQEQQARLQLVQRQQEQLREQEQRMQQEHLSLAQQRLRLGQVPQDLPSSPVARLPMTQGPAAACLSAIVAPAPSTAQCSQPPTGLGASHLHARLVLLKHTAEQTPKRVATCVKSCRAVSTGTAWEQLALT, from the exons GTGTCAGATGTCTCCGATGCAGACCCGCAAACTTTGCTGCAGGCGATGAAG GATCTGGACGACATGGATGCCGATCTCTTCGGTCTGAAGAGGTCTAATCTGGCCTCTGGCAAAAGAGCTGCCAGGGGTCCTGGGAAAGAAGAACTGCCTCGTCGTCCCAAACCCGCCGGCACACcgacagccagggagaaag GGGACGCCATTCCCGCCAAGaaaccccctccctctcccagcagCTTTGGGCATCAGTACAGAAAGTTTTCCTTCGAAG ACTTGGAAGACCCATTGGCAGGACTTCTGTCCGACGATGAGGAAGGAATCACCAAGAAGCCCCCTGGGACAGAGAGTAAAATGGCTTCCGAAAAGAGCGCAGCCCCCGTCAGAGATCAAG gtccatctattcCGCTAACTCCTGGGGACACCCCGGTCCGAAAGAAAGAAGAAGTGCTATTTGATGAGGAGGACGACATCGTGGCCACCTTGGGGTTTGCAGACAGCCCCACGGCAGAAAGGAGGCAGACGGGTGACCA GGAAGGGCACCGTCCTGCTCGCTCCAGGCTGGATGAGCTGCTGGGTCGGGGCACTGCCACCAAACTCCTGGCCCGCCCGGGCACTGGGGAGCACAGGGAATTCAAGCTGGACAAGAAGTACCAGAGGCCCCAGG ACAAGGAAGATCCCTGGGGTGATGAAGACTTCACCTTTGGGGCCTATCAGCCCACTGTGGGCTCCTGCGAGGGCCGCCAGTCCCGCCGCCAGTCGGTCAG TAGGTTCTTAGCAGAAGATGGCGCAGACACCAAGGGGGAACCAGGCTCCAAACAGAGCACCCCAGCgacctccagccccacccaccccaggaaGGGAGGAGCTGACTGGTTGGGCCTCAAGGATGACgacctgctccctccctctcccaccagagAGGCTCAGAGGGGAGGCTCAGCGCTCTCCACTCCTTCCGTGCTCCCTCCCAGGAGCCAGCCCTCGGCCCCAGGCTGGCACTCGGCCCCAGGCGGACTGCCGTCCTCCTCTTTGGGGCCAAAGCCACCAGCTGAGGGGGCAGGTTTCCCTGccagagccagccaggcttccCAACTGGGAGCGtctgaggagaaagaggaagaggattGGCTGAGCCAGGCCTTGTCTCGGAAGAAGTCCCAGGGTCTGGCCAGAGAGGAGCACACTGAGGCCTGTAAGGGCCAGAATCTGGTGGGGGCAGTAGGCAGTGCCCCTTCCAGCAG CCAACCTGTTCCCAGCACTCAAGGGTTCGAGCAAGCAGCTGCTGGAGGGCCCTCAGGAACAGCGGCAAAGAAGCCACCAATAAGGCCTGCCACCTCGGG GTCCCCTGTGACTTGGAACCAGGCTGCCTTGACCCTCCCTGGAGGTGACTCAAAGAGGGGAACAGCCCTCGGAGACCTCTCCAGCAttg AGCCCGCAGCTTGTTTCCCGAGCTCCCAGGAACCCTCAGGGCCTTCTGTGCCAGTCCAG TCCCTGCTCCCGGAGTCCCTGGCGCGGAGCCTGTCGCCGGGCCCAGAATACCGGCGGCAGCTCGTGGCCGCACAGGTGCAGCTGCAGAGCGGCCCTGCTGAGCTCCAGGCTGACCTTCTGCAGAGTCAGGCCCGGCTGGCAGAGCTGGAGGCCCAG GTGcggaagctggagctggagcgGGCCCAGCACCAGCTGTTGCTCGAGAGCTTGCAGCAGCGGCACCAGGCCGACCTGGAGCTCATCGAGAGTGCTCACAG AAGCCGTGTAAAGGTGCTAGAAACATCGTACCAGCAAAGGGAAGAGCGGCTGCGGAGGGAGCACGAGGAGCTGTCGGGCCGGTATCTGTCGCACTGCCAAGAAGCCGAGCAGGCCCGCGCCGAGCTCGCAGCCCAGTACCAGCGGCGCTTGGCGGCCGCCATGCAAGAGAAGGACCAGGAGATGGAGCGGCTCCGGGAGCTGCAGAG GGCCTCCATCCTGGAGATGCGCCAGGACCATGAGGAACAGCTGCAGCGGCTGAAGGTGCTGAAGGACCGAGAGATCGACGCGGTCACCAGCGCCACCTCCCACACGCG gtccCTGAACGGCATCATCGAGCAGATGGAGAAGTTTTCCAGCAGCCTGCACGAGCTGTCCTCCCGCGTGGAGGCCTCGCACCTCACCACCGCCCAGGAGCGGGAGCTGGGGCTCCGGCAGCGTGACCAGCAGCTCCAAG CACTGCAGGAGAGGCTGGGCCAGCAGCGGCGGGacatggaggaggagaggagccaCCTCCAGGAGGTTATTGGGAAGATGGAGGCGCGCCTGAACGAGCAGAGCCGGCTGCTGGAGCAG GAGCGATGGCGGGTGACTGCCGAGCAGTCCAAGGCGGAGTCCATGCAGCGCGCtctggaagagcagaggaagatcATGGTCCAGCAGATCTCCATGGAGcgggaggagctggagaaggcCAAG AGCGCCTTGCTGGAGGAGCAGAAGTCCGTCATGCACAAGTGTGGGGAGGAGCGGCGGCGCCTCGCGGCCGAGTGGGCCGAGTTCTATGCACAGCAGAAGCTGAGTAAGGAGCGGGCCGAGCGCGAGGCAGAGAGGGCGCTGCAGATGGACAGCCAGCGGGAGGGCACCCTCGTCAGCCTGGCCAAG GAGCAAGCCGAGCTAAAGATCAGGGCCAGTGAGCTCCGAGCCAAGGAGGAGCAGCTGGCGGCCGAGAGGGAGGCCCTGGAGCGGGAGCGACAGGAGCTGCGGCTGGAGAAGGAGAGGGTCAGCGCCGCTGCCCTGCGCACCAGGCTCCGCGCCCAGGAGGTGGAGAGCATGAGCCAG GTGGCCTCTGAGAAGTTCGAGGAGGGGCAGCGGGCGCTGCGCGAGGCCCGGCGGgtgcagcaggagcagcaggctCGGCTGCAGCTGGTACAGCGGCAGCAGGAGCAGCTCCGGGAGCAGGAGCAGCGCATGCAGCAG GAGCATCTGAGTCTGGCCCAGCAGAGGCTGCGGCTGGGCCAAGTCCCACAGGACCTGCCCTCCAGCCCCGTGGCCCGGCTCCCCATGACCCAGGGGCCAGCAGCCGCCTGCCTGAGTG CCATTgtggcccctgcccccagcacggCCCAGTGCAGCCAGCCGCCCACCGGCCTGGGCGCTTCGCACCTGCACGCCAGGCTGGTGCTGCTGAAGCACACGGCTGAGCAG ACACCTAAACGAGTTGCCACCTGTGTGAAGAGCTGCAGGGCTGTAAGCACGGGCACAGCCTGGGAGCAGCTGGCATTGACTTAG
- the FBF1 gene encoding fas-binding factor 1 isoform X5 — MAPKTKKGLKGSIDDVLGDLLGDDMTLPEEPVKLASCAGDATAVAQALPSSRARTKSLLEDRAFNTTAGLRGPDAEVSDVSDADPQTLLQAMKDLDDMDADLFGLKRSNLASGKRAARGPGKEELPRRPKPAGTPTAREKGDAIPAKKPPPSPSSFGHQYRKFSFEDLEDPLAGLLSDDEEGITKKPPGTESKMASEKSAAPVRDQGPSIPLTPGDTPVRKKEEVLFDEEDDIVATLGFADSPTAERRQTGDQEGHRPARSRLDELLGRGTATKLLARPGTGEHREFKLDKKYQRPQDKEDPWGDEDFTFGAYQPTVGSCEGRQSRRQSVRFLAEDGADTKGEPGSKQSTPATSSPTHPRKGGADWLGLKDDDLLPPSPTREAQRGGSALSTPSVLPPRSQPSAPGWHSAPGGLPSSSLGPKPPAEGAGFPARASQASQLGASEEKEEEDWLSQALSRKKSQGLAREEHTEACKGQNLVGAVGSAPSSSQPVPSTQGFEQAAAGGPSGTAAKKPPIRPATSGSPVTWNQAALTLPGGDSKRGTALGDLSSIEPAACFPSSQEPSGPSVPVQSLLPESLARSLSPGPEYRRQLVAAQVQLQSGPAELQADLLQSQARLAELEAQVRKLELERAQHQLLLESLQQRHQADLELIESAHRSRVKVLETSYQQREERLRREHEELSGRYLSHCQEAEQARAELAAQYQRRLAAAMQEKDQEMERLRELQRASILEMRQDHEEQLQRLKVLKDREIDAVTSATSHTRSLNGIIEQMEKFSSSLHELSSRVEASHLTTAQERELGLRQRDQQLQALQERLGQQRRDMEEERSHLQEVIGKMEARLNEQSRLLEQERWRVTAEQSKAESMQRALEEQRKIMVQQISMEREELEKAKSALLEEQKSVMHKCGEERRRLAAEWAEFYAQQKLSKERAEREAERALQMDSQREGTLVSLAKEQAELKIRASELRAKEEQLAAEREALERERQELRLEKERVSAAALRTRLRAQEVESMSQVASEKFEEGQRALREARRVQQEQQARLQLVQRQQEQLREQEQRMQQEHLSLAQQRLRLGQVPQDLPSSPVARLPMTQGPAAACLSAIVAPAPSTAQCSQPPTGLGASHLHARLVLLKHTAEQDRDFLENEQFFLETLKKASYNMTSHST, encoded by the exons GTGTCAGATGTCTCCGATGCAGACCCGCAAACTTTGCTGCAGGCGATGAAG GATCTGGACGACATGGATGCCGATCTCTTCGGTCTGAAGAGGTCTAATCTGGCCTCTGGCAAAAGAGCTGCCAGGGGTCCTGGGAAAGAAGAACTGCCTCGTCGTCCCAAACCCGCCGGCACACcgacagccagggagaaag GGGACGCCATTCCCGCCAAGaaaccccctccctctcccagcagCTTTGGGCATCAGTACAGAAAGTTTTCCTTCGAAG ACTTGGAAGACCCATTGGCAGGACTTCTGTCCGACGATGAGGAAGGAATCACCAAGAAGCCCCCTGGGACAGAGAGTAAAATGGCTTCCGAAAAGAGCGCAGCCCCCGTCAGAGATCAAG gtccatctattcCGCTAACTCCTGGGGACACCCCGGTCCGAAAGAAAGAAGAAGTGCTATTTGATGAGGAGGACGACATCGTGGCCACCTTGGGGTTTGCAGACAGCCCCACGGCAGAAAGGAGGCAGACGGGTGACCA GGAAGGGCACCGTCCTGCTCGCTCCAGGCTGGATGAGCTGCTGGGTCGGGGCACTGCCACCAAACTCCTGGCCCGCCCGGGCACTGGGGAGCACAGGGAATTCAAGCTGGACAAGAAGTACCAGAGGCCCCAGG ACAAGGAAGATCCCTGGGGTGATGAAGACTTCACCTTTGGGGCCTATCAGCCCACTGTGGGCTCCTGCGAGGGCCGCCAGTCCCGCCGCCAGTCGGTCAG GTTCTTAGCAGAAGATGGCGCAGACACCAAGGGGGAACCAGGCTCCAAACAGAGCACCCCAGCgacctccagccccacccaccccaggaaGGGAGGAGCTGACTGGTTGGGCCTCAAGGATGACgacctgctccctccctctcccaccagagAGGCTCAGAGGGGAGGCTCAGCGCTCTCCACTCCTTCCGTGCTCCCTCCCAGGAGCCAGCCCTCGGCCCCAGGCTGGCACTCGGCCCCAGGCGGACTGCCGTCCTCCTCTTTGGGGCCAAAGCCACCAGCTGAGGGGGCAGGTTTCCCTGccagagccagccaggcttccCAACTGGGAGCGtctgaggagaaagaggaagaggattGGCTGAGCCAGGCCTTGTCTCGGAAGAAGTCCCAGGGTCTGGCCAGAGAGGAGCACACTGAGGCCTGTAAGGGCCAGAATCTGGTGGGGGCAGTAGGCAGTGCCCCTTCCAGCAG CCAACCTGTTCCCAGCACTCAAGGGTTCGAGCAAGCAGCTGCTGGAGGGCCCTCAGGAACAGCGGCAAAGAAGCCACCAATAAGGCCTGCCACCTCGGG GTCCCCTGTGACTTGGAACCAGGCTGCCTTGACCCTCCCTGGAGGTGACTCAAAGAGGGGAACAGCCCTCGGAGACCTCTCCAGCAttg AGCCCGCAGCTTGTTTCCCGAGCTCCCAGGAACCCTCAGGGCCTTCTGTGCCAGTCCAG TCCCTGCTCCCGGAGTCCCTGGCGCGGAGCCTGTCGCCGGGCCCAGAATACCGGCGGCAGCTCGTGGCCGCACAGGTGCAGCTGCAGAGCGGCCCTGCTGAGCTCCAGGCTGACCTTCTGCAGAGTCAGGCCCGGCTGGCAGAGCTGGAGGCCCAG GTGcggaagctggagctggagcgGGCCCAGCACCAGCTGTTGCTCGAGAGCTTGCAGCAGCGGCACCAGGCCGACCTGGAGCTCATCGAGAGTGCTCACAG AAGCCGTGTAAAGGTGCTAGAAACATCGTACCAGCAAAGGGAAGAGCGGCTGCGGAGGGAGCACGAGGAGCTGTCGGGCCGGTATCTGTCGCACTGCCAAGAAGCCGAGCAGGCCCGCGCCGAGCTCGCAGCCCAGTACCAGCGGCGCTTGGCGGCCGCCATGCAAGAGAAGGACCAGGAGATGGAGCGGCTCCGGGAGCTGCAGAG GGCCTCCATCCTGGAGATGCGCCAGGACCATGAGGAACAGCTGCAGCGGCTGAAGGTGCTGAAGGACCGAGAGATCGACGCGGTCACCAGCGCCACCTCCCACACGCG gtccCTGAACGGCATCATCGAGCAGATGGAGAAGTTTTCCAGCAGCCTGCACGAGCTGTCCTCCCGCGTGGAGGCCTCGCACCTCACCACCGCCCAGGAGCGGGAGCTGGGGCTCCGGCAGCGTGACCAGCAGCTCCAAG CACTGCAGGAGAGGCTGGGCCAGCAGCGGCGGGacatggaggaggagaggagccaCCTCCAGGAGGTTATTGGGAAGATGGAGGCGCGCCTGAACGAGCAGAGCCGGCTGCTGGAGCAG GAGCGATGGCGGGTGACTGCCGAGCAGTCCAAGGCGGAGTCCATGCAGCGCGCtctggaagagcagaggaagatcATGGTCCAGCAGATCTCCATGGAGcgggaggagctggagaaggcCAAG AGCGCCTTGCTGGAGGAGCAGAAGTCCGTCATGCACAAGTGTGGGGAGGAGCGGCGGCGCCTCGCGGCCGAGTGGGCCGAGTTCTATGCACAGCAGAAGCTGAGTAAGGAGCGGGCCGAGCGCGAGGCAGAGAGGGCGCTGCAGATGGACAGCCAGCGGGAGGGCACCCTCGTCAGCCTGGCCAAG GAGCAAGCCGAGCTAAAGATCAGGGCCAGTGAGCTCCGAGCCAAGGAGGAGCAGCTGGCGGCCGAGAGGGAGGCCCTGGAGCGGGAGCGACAGGAGCTGCGGCTGGAGAAGGAGAGGGTCAGCGCCGCTGCCCTGCGCACCAGGCTCCGCGCCCAGGAGGTGGAGAGCATGAGCCAG GTGGCCTCTGAGAAGTTCGAGGAGGGGCAGCGGGCGCTGCGCGAGGCCCGGCGGgtgcagcaggagcagcaggctCGGCTGCAGCTGGTACAGCGGCAGCAGGAGCAGCTCCGGGAGCAGGAGCAGCGCATGCAGCAG GAGCATCTGAGTCTGGCCCAGCAGAGGCTGCGGCTGGGCCAAGTCCCACAGGACCTGCCCTCCAGCCCCGTGGCCCGGCTCCCCATGACCCAGGGGCCAGCAGCCGCCTGCCTGAGTG CCATTgtggcccctgcccccagcacggCCCAGTGCAGCCAGCCGCCCACCGGCCTGGGCGCTTCGCACCTGCACGCCAGGCTGGTGCTGCTGAAGCACACGGCTGAGCAG GACCGTGACTTCTTGGAGAATGAACAGTTCTTCCTGGAAACCCTGAAGAAAGCCTCCTACAATATGACATCCCATTCAACCTGA
- the FBF1 gene encoding fas-binding factor 1 isoform X3: MAPKTKKGLKGSIDDVLGDLLGDDMTLPEEPVKLASCAGDATAVAQALPSSRARTKSLLEDRAFNTTAGLRGPDAEVSDVSDADPQTLLQAMKDLDDMDADLFGLKRSNLASGKRAARGPGKEELPRRPKPAGTPTAREKGDAIPAKKPPPSPSSFGHQYRKFSFEDLEDPLAGLLSDDEEGITKKPPGTESKMASEKSAAPVRDQGPSIPLTPGDTPVRKKEEVLFDEEDDIVATLGFADSPTAERRQTGDQEGHRPARSRLDELLGRGTATKLLARPGTGEHREFKLDKKYQRPQDKEDPWGDEDFTFGAYQPTVGSCEGRQSRRQSVSRFLAEDGADTKGEPGSKQSTPATSSPTHPRKGGADWLGLKDDDLLPPSPTREAQRGGSALSTPSVLPPRSQPSAPGWHSAPGGLPSSSLGPKPPAEGAGFPARASQASQLGASEEKEEEDWLSQALSRKKSQGLAREEHTEACKGQNLVGAVGSAPSSSQPVPSTQGFEQAAAGGPSGTAAKKPPIRPATSGSPVTWNQAALTLPGGDSKRGTALGDLSSIEPAACFPSSQEPSGPSVPVQSLLPESLARSLSPGPEYRRQLVAAQVQLQSGPAELQADLLQSQARLAELEAQVRKLELERAQHQLLLESLQQRHQADLELIESAHRSRVKVLETSYQQREERLRREHEELSGRYLSHCQEAEQARAELAAQYQRRLAAAMQEKDQEMERLRELQRASILEMRQDHEEQLQRLKVLKDREIDAVTSATSHTRSLNGIIEQMEKFSSSLHELSSRVEASHLTTAQERELGLRQRDQQLQALQERLGQQRRDMEEERSHLQEVIGKMEARLNEQSRLLEQERWRVTAEQSKAESMQRALEEQRKIMVQQISMEREELEKAKSALLEEQKSVMHKCGEERRRLAAEWAEFYAQQKLSKERAEREAERALQMDSQREGTLVSLAKEQAELKIRASELRAKEEQLAAEREALERERQELRLEKERVSAAALRTRLRAQEVESMSQVASEKFEEGQRALREARRVQQEQQARLQLVQRQQEQLREQEQRMQQEHLSLAQQRLRLGQVPQDLPSSPVARLPMTQGPAAACLSAIVAPAPSTAQCSQPPTGLGASHLHARLVLLKHTAEQDRDFLENEQFFLETLKKASYNMTSHST; the protein is encoded by the exons GTGTCAGATGTCTCCGATGCAGACCCGCAAACTTTGCTGCAGGCGATGAAG GATCTGGACGACATGGATGCCGATCTCTTCGGTCTGAAGAGGTCTAATCTGGCCTCTGGCAAAAGAGCTGCCAGGGGTCCTGGGAAAGAAGAACTGCCTCGTCGTCCCAAACCCGCCGGCACACcgacagccagggagaaag GGGACGCCATTCCCGCCAAGaaaccccctccctctcccagcagCTTTGGGCATCAGTACAGAAAGTTTTCCTTCGAAG ACTTGGAAGACCCATTGGCAGGACTTCTGTCCGACGATGAGGAAGGAATCACCAAGAAGCCCCCTGGGACAGAGAGTAAAATGGCTTCCGAAAAGAGCGCAGCCCCCGTCAGAGATCAAG gtccatctattcCGCTAACTCCTGGGGACACCCCGGTCCGAAAGAAAGAAGAAGTGCTATTTGATGAGGAGGACGACATCGTGGCCACCTTGGGGTTTGCAGACAGCCCCACGGCAGAAAGGAGGCAGACGGGTGACCA GGAAGGGCACCGTCCTGCTCGCTCCAGGCTGGATGAGCTGCTGGGTCGGGGCACTGCCACCAAACTCCTGGCCCGCCCGGGCACTGGGGAGCACAGGGAATTCAAGCTGGACAAGAAGTACCAGAGGCCCCAGG ACAAGGAAGATCCCTGGGGTGATGAAGACTTCACCTTTGGGGCCTATCAGCCCACTGTGGGCTCCTGCGAGGGCCGCCAGTCCCGCCGCCAGTCGGTCAG TAGGTTCTTAGCAGAAGATGGCGCAGACACCAAGGGGGAACCAGGCTCCAAACAGAGCACCCCAGCgacctccagccccacccaccccaggaaGGGAGGAGCTGACTGGTTGGGCCTCAAGGATGACgacctgctccctccctctcccaccagagAGGCTCAGAGGGGAGGCTCAGCGCTCTCCACTCCTTCCGTGCTCCCTCCCAGGAGCCAGCCCTCGGCCCCAGGCTGGCACTCGGCCCCAGGCGGACTGCCGTCCTCCTCTTTGGGGCCAAAGCCACCAGCTGAGGGGGCAGGTTTCCCTGccagagccagccaggcttccCAACTGGGAGCGtctgaggagaaagaggaagaggattGGCTGAGCCAGGCCTTGTCTCGGAAGAAGTCCCAGGGTCTGGCCAGAGAGGAGCACACTGAGGCCTGTAAGGGCCAGAATCTGGTGGGGGCAGTAGGCAGTGCCCCTTCCAGCAG CCAACCTGTTCCCAGCACTCAAGGGTTCGAGCAAGCAGCTGCTGGAGGGCCCTCAGGAACAGCGGCAAAGAAGCCACCAATAAGGCCTGCCACCTCGGG GTCCCCTGTGACTTGGAACCAGGCTGCCTTGACCCTCCCTGGAGGTGACTCAAAGAGGGGAACAGCCCTCGGAGACCTCTCCAGCAttg AGCCCGCAGCTTGTTTCCCGAGCTCCCAGGAACCCTCAGGGCCTTCTGTGCCAGTCCAG TCCCTGCTCCCGGAGTCCCTGGCGCGGAGCCTGTCGCCGGGCCCAGAATACCGGCGGCAGCTCGTGGCCGCACAGGTGCAGCTGCAGAGCGGCCCTGCTGAGCTCCAGGCTGACCTTCTGCAGAGTCAGGCCCGGCTGGCAGAGCTGGAGGCCCAG GTGcggaagctggagctggagcgGGCCCAGCACCAGCTGTTGCTCGAGAGCTTGCAGCAGCGGCACCAGGCCGACCTGGAGCTCATCGAGAGTGCTCACAG AAGCCGTGTAAAGGTGCTAGAAACATCGTACCAGCAAAGGGAAGAGCGGCTGCGGAGGGAGCACGAGGAGCTGTCGGGCCGGTATCTGTCGCACTGCCAAGAAGCCGAGCAGGCCCGCGCCGAGCTCGCAGCCCAGTACCAGCGGCGCTTGGCGGCCGCCATGCAAGAGAAGGACCAGGAGATGGAGCGGCTCCGGGAGCTGCAGAG GGCCTCCATCCTGGAGATGCGCCAGGACCATGAGGAACAGCTGCAGCGGCTGAAGGTGCTGAAGGACCGAGAGATCGACGCGGTCACCAGCGCCACCTCCCACACGCG gtccCTGAACGGCATCATCGAGCAGATGGAGAAGTTTTCCAGCAGCCTGCACGAGCTGTCCTCCCGCGTGGAGGCCTCGCACCTCACCACCGCCCAGGAGCGGGAGCTGGGGCTCCGGCAGCGTGACCAGCAGCTCCAAG CACTGCAGGAGAGGCTGGGCCAGCAGCGGCGGGacatggaggaggagaggagccaCCTCCAGGAGGTTATTGGGAAGATGGAGGCGCGCCTGAACGAGCAGAGCCGGCTGCTGGAGCAG GAGCGATGGCGGGTGACTGCCGAGCAGTCCAAGGCGGAGTCCATGCAGCGCGCtctggaagagcagaggaagatcATGGTCCAGCAGATCTCCATGGAGcgggaggagctggagaaggcCAAG AGCGCCTTGCTGGAGGAGCAGAAGTCCGTCATGCACAAGTGTGGGGAGGAGCGGCGGCGCCTCGCGGCCGAGTGGGCCGAGTTCTATGCACAGCAGAAGCTGAGTAAGGAGCGGGCCGAGCGCGAGGCAGAGAGGGCGCTGCAGATGGACAGCCAGCGGGAGGGCACCCTCGTCAGCCTGGCCAAG GAGCAAGCCGAGCTAAAGATCAGGGCCAGTGAGCTCCGAGCCAAGGAGGAGCAGCTGGCGGCCGAGAGGGAGGCCCTGGAGCGGGAGCGACAGGAGCTGCGGCTGGAGAAGGAGAGGGTCAGCGCCGCTGCCCTGCGCACCAGGCTCCGCGCCCAGGAGGTGGAGAGCATGAGCCAG GTGGCCTCTGAGAAGTTCGAGGAGGGGCAGCGGGCGCTGCGCGAGGCCCGGCGGgtgcagcaggagcagcaggctCGGCTGCAGCTGGTACAGCGGCAGCAGGAGCAGCTCCGGGAGCAGGAGCAGCGCATGCAGCAG GAGCATCTGAGTCTGGCCCAGCAGAGGCTGCGGCTGGGCCAAGTCCCACAGGACCTGCCCTCCAGCCCCGTGGCCCGGCTCCCCATGACCCAGGGGCCAGCAGCCGCCTGCCTGAGTG CCATTgtggcccctgcccccagcacggCCCAGTGCAGCCAGCCGCCCACCGGCCTGGGCGCTTCGCACCTGCACGCCAGGCTGGTGCTGCTGAAGCACACGGCTGAGCAG GACCGTGACTTCTTGGAGAATGAACAGTTCTTCCTGGAAACCCTGAAGAAAGCCTCCTACAATATGACATCCCATTCAACCTGA